The Ornithorhynchus anatinus isolate Pmale09 chromosome X2, mOrnAna1.pri.v4, whole genome shotgun sequence genome window below encodes:
- the CLTB gene encoding clathrin light chain B isoform X1, producing MADDFGFFSSSESGAAEAPEEDPAAAFLAQQESAIAGIENDEGFGPAEGAPAAGPQTPDTPAAAFEDLGTTVNGDVFQEANGPSDGYAAIARADRLTQEPESIRKWREEQKKRLQELDAASKVTEQEWREKAQKDLEEWNVRQNEQMEKNKVNNRIADKAFYQQPDADVIGYVASEEAFLKESKEEAPGSEWEKVAQLCDFNPKSSKQSKDVSRMRSVLISLKQTPLAR from the exons ATGGCTGATGACTTCGGCTTCTTCTCGTCGTCGGAGAGCGGGGCGGCGGAGGCCCCCGAGGAGGACCCGGCCGCCGCCTTCCTGGCGCAGCAGGAGAGCGCCATCGCCGGCATCGAGAACGACGAGGGCTTCGGGCCGGCCGAAGGCGCCCCCGCCGCGGGCCCGCAGACCCCCGACACCCCCGCCG ccGCCTTCGAGGACCTGGGAACCACTGTCAATGGAGACGTATTTCAG GAAGCGAACGGTCCCTCGGATGGCTACGCCGCCATCGCTCGAGCCGACCGGTTGACCCAGGAGCCCGAAAGCATCCGCAagtggagagaggagcagaagaagcgACTGCAGGAGCTGG ATGCCGCCTCCAAGGTGACCGAGCAGGAGTGGCGGGAAAAGGCCCAAAAGGACctggaggagtggaatgtgcggcAGAACGAGCAAATGGAAAAGAACAAGGTCAACAACAG gATCGCTGACAAGGCATTCTACCAGCAGCCAGATGCCGATGTCATAGGCTACGT gGCGTCGGAAGAGGCCTTCCTGAAGGAGTCCAAGGAGGAGGCGCCCGGCAGCGAGTGGGAGAAGGTGGCCCAGCTGTGCGACTTCAACCCCAAGAGCAGCAAGCAGAGCAAGGACGTCTCCCGCATGCGCTCAGTGCTCATCTCCCTGAAGCAGACCCCGCTGGCCCGTTAG
- the CLTB gene encoding clathrin light chain B isoform X2, translated as MADDFGFFSSSESGAAEAPEEDPAAAFLAQQESAIAGIENDEGFGPAEGAPAAGPQTPDTPAAAFEDLGTTVNGDVFQEANGPSDGYAAIARADRLTQEPESIRKWREEQKKRLQELDAASKVTEQEWREKAQKDLEEWNVRQNEQMEKNKVNNRASEEAFLKESKEEAPGSEWEKVAQLCDFNPKSSKQSKDVSRMRSVLISLKQTPLAR; from the exons ATGGCTGATGACTTCGGCTTCTTCTCGTCGTCGGAGAGCGGGGCGGCGGAGGCCCCCGAGGAGGACCCGGCCGCCGCCTTCCTGGCGCAGCAGGAGAGCGCCATCGCCGGCATCGAGAACGACGAGGGCTTCGGGCCGGCCGAAGGCGCCCCCGCCGCGGGCCCGCAGACCCCCGACACCCCCGCCG ccGCCTTCGAGGACCTGGGAACCACTGTCAATGGAGACGTATTTCAG GAAGCGAACGGTCCCTCGGATGGCTACGCCGCCATCGCTCGAGCCGACCGGTTGACCCAGGAGCCCGAAAGCATCCGCAagtggagagaggagcagaagaagcgACTGCAGGAGCTGG ATGCCGCCTCCAAGGTGACCGAGCAGGAGTGGCGGGAAAAGGCCCAAAAGGACctggaggagtggaatgtgcggcAGAACGAGCAAATGGAAAAGAACAAGGTCAACAACAG gGCGTCGGAAGAGGCCTTCCTGAAGGAGTCCAAGGAGGAGGCGCCCGGCAGCGAGTGGGAGAAGGTGGCCCAGCTGTGCGACTTCAACCCCAAGAGCAGCAAGCAGAGCAAGGACGTCTCCCGCATGCGCTCAGTGCTCATCTCCCTGAAGCAGACCCCGCTGGCCCGTTAG
- the FAF2 gene encoding FAS-associated factor 2, which produces MAAPEERDLTQEQTEKLLQFQDLTGIESMDQCRQTLEQHNWNIEAAVQDRLNEQEGVPRVFTQPPARPLQVNTADHRIYSYVVSRPQPRGLLGWGYYLIMLPFRFTYYTLLDIFRFALRFLRPDPRSRVTDPVGDIVSFVHTFEEKYGRTHPVFYQGTYSQALNDAKRELRFLLVYLHGDDHQDSDHFCRNTLCAPDVVALINTRMLFWACSTNKPEGYRVSQALRENTYPFLAMIMLKDRRMTVVGRLEGLIQPDDLVNQLTIIMEANQTHLVSERLEREERNQTQVLRQQQDEAYLASLRADQEKERKKREEREQRRRKEEEVQQQKLAEERRRRNLQEEKERKSEHLPPEPSPDDPESVKIIFKLPNDSRVERRFHFSQSLTVIHDFLFSLKESPEKFQIEANFPRRVLPCLPSEDQPNPPTLQEAGLSHTEVLFVQDLTDD; this is translated from the exons ATGGCGGCGCCTGAGGAGCGGGATTTAACGCAGGAGCAGACGGAGAAGCTGCTGCAGTTCCAG GATTTGACTGGCATTGAATCCATGGACCAGTGTCGACAGACCCTGGAACAGCACAACTGGAATATAGAG GCAGCCGTACAGGACAGATTGAATGAACAAGAGGGGGTACCGAGGGTCTTCAcccagccccccgcccggcctctgCAGGTGAACACAGCAGACCACCGGATCTACAGCTACGTCGTTTCCCGGCCGCAACCCAGG GGCCTGCTAGGCTGGGGTTATTATTTGATAATGCTTCCGTTCCGCTTTACGTACTACACGTTACTCGATATCTTTAG GTTTGCCCTTCGCTTCCTCCGCCCGGACCCCCGCAGCCGGGTCACCGACCCCGTCGGGGACATCGTGTCGTTCGTGCACACGTTCGAAGAGAAGTACGGGCGGACGCACCCGGTCTTCTACCAGGGGACCTACAGCCAG GCCCTGAACGACGCCAAGCGGGAGCTGCGCTTCCTGTTGGTGTATCTGCACGGGGACGACCACCAGGACTCGGACCACTTCTGCCG caacaCGCTCTGCGCCCCTGACGTGGTGGCCCTCATCAACACGAGGATGCTCTTCTGGGCGTGCTCCACAAACAAGCCGGAGGGCTACCGGG TGTCCCAGGCCTTGCGAGAGAACACGTACCCATTTCTGGCCATGATTATGTTGAAGGATCGGAGGATGACCGTCGTGGGAAGGCTCGAGGGCCTCATCCAGCCCGACGACCTGGTCAACCAGCTGACCATCATCATGGAGGCCAATCAGACACACCTGGTGTCTGAGCGCCTGGAGAG GGAAGAGAGGAACCAGACTCAAGTGCTGAGGCAGCAGCAGGACGAGGCCTACCTGGCCTCCCTCCGGGCCGACCAGGAGAAGGAGCGGAAGAAGCGGGAAGAGCGGGAGCAGAGGCGGcgcaaggaggaggaggtccaGCAGCAGAAGCTGGCGGAGGAGAGGCGGCGGCGG AAcctgcaggaggagaaggagcgcaAGTCCGAGCACCTGCCCCCTGAGCCGTCCCCAGACGACCCCGAGAGCGTGAAGATCATTTTTAAGCTGCCCAACGATTCCCGCGTGGAGCGAAGATTCCACTTCTCCCAGTCGCTCACG gTAATCCACGACTTCCTGTTCTCCTTGAAGGAGAGTCCGGAGAAGTTTCAGATCGAGGCCAATTTCCCCCGCCGCGTGCTGCCCTGCCTCCCGTCCGAGGACCAGCCCAACCCTCCCACCCTGCAGGAGGCCGGACTCAGCCACACCGAAGTCCTGTTCGTTCAGGACCTCACGGACGACTGA